The sequence AATCTCGGCGACGGCGGTCATGCCGGCCAGAACAAGGCCGCCGCGATGACCGATGAAATGGAAGTGTGCGGCTGCAACGGCGTGTGCAAGGGCGATATCGTCAAGGCCATCAAGGAAAAGGGTCTCTTCACCCTGGACGACGTCAAGAAGCATACCAAGGCCGCCAGTTCCTGCGGCTCCTGCTCCGGCCTGGTGGAGCAGATCCTTTCCTCCACCCTTGGCGGCGACTACTCCGCCACGCCGGCGGTCAAGCCGGTGTGCGGCTGCACCGAGCGCACCCACGATGAAGTGCGTGCCGCGATACGGGACCACAAGCTGCTGTCCATCCCGGACACCATGAAATTCCTCGAATGGCGCACCCCGGATGGCTGCGCCACCTGCCGCCCGGCGCTCAACTATTACCTGATCTCGACCTGGCCAGGCGAGGCCAGGGACGATGCCCAGTCGCGCTTCGTCAACGAGCGCGTGCATGCCAACATCCAGAAGGACGGCACCTATTCCGTGGTGCCGCGCATGTGGGGCGGCAAGACCACCGCCGCCGACCTGCGCCGTATCGCCGACGTGGCGGACAAGTACGAAGTGCCGATGATCCGCGTCACCGGCGGCCAGCGCATCGACCTGTTCGGCATCAAGAAGGAAGACCTGCCCGGCGTGTGGGCCGACCTGGACATGCCCTCCGGCCATGCCTACGGCAAGGCGCTGCGCACGGTGAAAACCTGCATCGGCAGCCAGTTCTGCCGCTTCGGCACACAGGATTCCACCCAGATGGGCATCGACCTGGAAAAAGCCTTCTGGAAAATGTGGGCGCCCCACAAGGTCAAGTTCGCCGTCTCCGGCTGTCCGCGCAACTGCGCCGAGGCCGCCATCAAGGACGTGGGCATCATTGCTGTGGATTCCGGCTGGGAAATTCACGTTGGCGGCAACGGCGGCATCAAGACCGAGGTTGCCGAGTTCCTGGTCAAGGTCAAAACTCCAGAGGAGGTGCTGGAATACACTGGCGCCTTCATCCAGGCCTACCGCGAGGAAGCCCGCTATCTCGACCGCACCGTGCACTGGATCCAGCGCGTGGGCATGGATTACGTGAAAAAGCGCGTGCTGGAAGACGAAGCCGGCCGCAAGGCGCTCTATCAGCGCCTGCTCTACGCCCTTTCGGTGGAAAAGGATCCGTGGAAGGAAAGAGCCACGGAAGGCGTCGCCAAACACGAATTCGAGGTTATCTCGGTTTGATGAAACCGGATTGAACCACGGAGGACACGGAGCGCACGAAGGAAAACATTCCTTTGTTTTACATGGTTTTTTCTCCGTGCTCTCCGTGTCCTCCGTGGTAAATCAAACTTTTCAGCTTAATACACAGGAGTTTCAAATGAGCAACTGGATCAGAATCGCGCCCCTTAGCGAGTTTCCGCAACGTGGTGCGCGTGTGGTGCGCCATGATGGCAAGGAAATCGCGGTGTTTCGCAACGCTGGCGATGAAGTCTTCGCCATGAACGACAAATGCCCGCACAAGGGAGGCCCGCTGTCTCAGGGCATCGTCTCCGGCAACACCGTCACCTGCCCGCTGCACGGCATGAATATCTGCTTCGAGGACGGTATGGCGCAGGCCCCGGACGAGGGCTGCGTCGGCACCTATCCCGTCAAGGTGGAAGAGGGCGTGGTGTTTCTGCAGGTTTGAAAATTCAGGCCTGGCCGAGCCGCTCGCACAGGCTTCTCACAGCCTCGCTTTCGCCGCGAATGCGCAGGAACGCGCCTTCACCGTCGGCGCGCTCCTCCAGCACCTCGCAACTGGCGAAGATTTCGCCGCGCAGTTGCTGTGCCGACCAGGGAAGGAAAAGCTCGGCTTCCGCAAGGCCCTGCTGGAAAAACGCGACGATTGCCTCGCGCAGTTCTGCAACATCGCCCGTGCGGCGCGCGCTCATCACCATGCAATCGGGGTACTGCGCGCGCAGCGCCGCTTCGCGTTCGGCTTGCGCCTCCGCAGTGCCGACATGGTCGATCTTGTTGAAGATGCGGATGCGCGGCACGTCCTTCGCGCCGATTTCGTCAAGCACCTTGTCGGTGACCTCTAGCTGCCGCTCGAACCCGGGATCGCTTGCATCAATGACGTGGAGCAGCAGCGATGCGTCAAGTGCCTCCTGGAGCGTCGATTTGAACGAGGCGACGAGACCGTGCGGCAGATTCTTGATGAAGCCGACCGTGTCGCTGACCAGCACGCGCGGCCTGCTCTCGGGCTGGAGGGCGCGCACGGTGGTGTCGAGCGTGGCGAAGAGCTTGTTTTCGACCAGCACCTCGCTGCCGGTGAGCGCGCGCATCAGGGTGGACTTTCCCGCGTTGGTGTAGCCGACCAGCGCCACGTTGGCGATTCCCTGGCGCTCCTGCCGCCGCGCGCGCTGCGTCTTGCGCTCGACTTCCATCGCCGCGATCTCAAGCTGCAACTCGGCGATGCGGTCGCGGATCTTGCGTTTGTCCAGCTCGGTGTGCGACTCGCCAGCGCCGCGGCCGCCGGCGCCGCTGCGCTGCCGCCCTTGCGGCCCGGCGAGTTTTGCCGCCTCGCGCAGACGCGGCGCCATGTAACCGAGGCGGGCGATTTCCACCTGCGCGCGCGCGGCGCGGGAACTGGCGTGGCGGTGGAAGATTTCGAGGATGACCATGGTGCGGTCCATCACCTCGCAGCCGGCCTCGATTTCGAGGTTGCGCGCCTGCGACGGCGAGATTTCGTGATCGACGAAAATGACGTCGATCTTGCCGGCGTCAGGGTCGGCGGCGGCCTGTGGCGTATGCTCGAAGGTGACAGGCGCTGGCGCGCTGTCCACGAATTCGCGTATCTCCTCCCTCTTCCCTGCACCCAGGTAGGCCGTCGTGTCGAAGCTGGAGCGCTTCTGCATGAAGGTGGCTGTGATCTCGAAACCCAGTGTCTTTGCCAGATCGCGCAGCTCGGCCAGCGATGCCTCGAACTCGACGTCGCTCACGTTCGGCAGTTGCACGGCCGCAACGACGGCGTATTTGGGCTTCTCTTTGACTTCTTTTTGCATTCGGGGATTGCTTCTCTTGAGTGGGCGAAGCCGGATAGTACCTACCTCTTAATCAAGGTGCAAAACTGGCTATGAATCCGGGGCGATTCAACCATCACTTCCGGTCAAGCGGAAGTTCAAGCACTGAGCGTACCTGTAAGCAGCCAATATCCCAGCACCACAATCAACACCAGCTGGATCAGCGACAGTCCTTTCCAGAAACCCAGCGGGTTGCGTTCCAGCAGGGGGCGGCTGCGTCCTTCGTTGAGCAGGCTCTGGTTGGGGCGGGTCAGGTCGGCGACGAATTCGGATTCGAGCTCGTAGCGCCGGTTGGGGTGGGGGTGGGTGGCCTTTTCCAGCGCGGCATCCACCCAGTCCGGAATGGCGGGATTGTGCAGCCGTGCCGGGGTGTAGGTGAATTTTTTCCGCGCGGCCCGCTCGGGGGTGATTTCGCCGTAGGGCAGTTGGCCGGTGAACATTTCATAGGCGATCACGCCTAGCGAGAAGATGTCCGAGCGATCGCTGCCCGGTTCGCCCCTGAAGTATTCCGGCGCCGAGTAGCTTGCCGTGCCGGCGATATGGTTGTGCTCCAGCGCGCTTTGTATCTCGGCCAGCCCGGCGATGCGGGTGGAACCGAAATCGATGATTTTCAGGGTGTTGTTGCGGTCGATCAGGATGTTGTCCGGCTTCAGGTCCTGGTGAATCATTTCCATCCGGTGCATGGCACGCAGGCCGCGCGCAATCTGGTCCACCGTGGCGCGCACGCGGCCGGTGCCGGGATCGGGATTGTCCCGCATCCACTGGCGCAGGGTCTGGCCCTCGATGTATTCGACCACGCTGTAGAGAAAGGTGCGCGGCCGCGCGGCGCGGTCGCAGACCTTGATCAGGTGTGGCGAATCCAGCCGCTTTGCCACCCATTCCTCGTGCAGGAACTGTTCGATGTAAAGCGGATCGTCGTTGTAATTCTGCGAGGGGGTTTTGACGACCACCTTCCTGGCCTGCGGATCCAGCGTGTCTTCCGCCAGATAGACCTGGCTGCGCGAGGTGGCGTTGAGTTCGCGCAGGATGCGGTAGCCATCCAGCACCTGGCCGGCCTTGAGGTCGGGCGGGAAGGGCAGGCGGGTCAGCTGTTCGAGGAATTCGTCCTTGCCGGCCTGCGGCAATGTTTCGATGCACAGCACCTGGCAGGTGATGTTGTCCTGACTGCCCTGGCTGAAGGCCTGGACCACCAGTGCCTCGGCCTGTTTCTGCGGATCGCCGGGGCAGGCTGCGAGAATTTGCTCCATGCCTTCCGCGCGAAGGACGTCGTGCACGCCATCCGTGGTCAGAATGAAGCAGTCGCCGGCCTGCAGGGCGCGGGTGTGGTAGTCGATATCGAGGCGCGCATCGATGCCCAGCGCCCGGGCCAGATAATCGCTCTTGTCGCCGAAATGTACGCGATGGTCTCGCGTGAGGCATTCCAGGCGGCCATCGCGCAGCAGATGGATGCGGCTGTCGCCGACATGGAACAGGTGGGCGGTGCGGGATTTCAGCACGATGGCGCTGAAGGTGGTCGCCAGCCCGCAATTGCCGCCGTAGAGCTTCTGCCCCTGGTTGTAGAGCCACAGGTTGAGCGCCCCCAGCACCCTGGTCGCCGCATGCTTGGTCGACCAGGAATCGGGCGTGCTGTAGTAATCGTCCAGGAACTGGCGTACCGCGATCTGGCTGGCATCCTTCCCGCCTTCGCTGGCGCTGACCCCGTCGGCGATGGCGACACAGATGCCCTTGCTGTCCAGCGTCGCATCCGTGGGAACCAGGGCGCCGTGGAAATCCTCGTTCTGCGGCTTGATGCCGGCAATCGAATGCTGCCCCAGGCGGATGGTCAGGGTTTGACTCATGTGTACTCCCACAGCAGCCATGGTTTGAAACCACGGAGAACACAGAGGGCACGGAGAATGCATTTTTGGCTCTCGCCCGACCGGTGAATGCCAAGAAACATGCAATCCATGGCCTTTACTCCGTGTTCTTCGTGAGCTCCGTGGTTAACTGGTTTTTTCTACAATCAGTGTACTTCGATCAGTTGCACGGTGCCATCCGGCAGGACTTCGGTCATGTGTCCTTTTGGCTCGCGCAGGAAGGCCGCGATGAACAACAGCACAACGGCCGCGGTAATGCCGATCACCAGGAAGAAGGTCTGGGTGGAGACCATGGCCAGCACGGTAAGGAAGGACACGCCCCCCACGTTGCCGTAAGCGCCGGTCATGCCGGCGATCTGGCCGGTCAGGCGGCGCTGGATCAGGGGCACCATGGCATACACCGCGCCCGATCCGGCCTTGGAGAAGATGCCGCCAAAGGTGGCGGCCAGTACCACCATGGGGAGGCTCCATTCCTTGCTGACATTGCTCAGTGCCATGAAGCTCAGCGCGATGCCGACGAAAACGATGATGAGCGTGATCTTGCGGCCGAACTTGTCGCTCAGCAGACCGCCGGCCGGGCGGGCAACCAGGTTGATGACGGCGTAGGAGCCGGCCAGCAGGCCAGCGACGACCTTGTCCAGGGCGAACATGTCGACATAGAACAGCGCCAGCATGGAAACCACGGCCAGTTCGGTGCCGAATGTCACCATGTAGGCCAGGTCGAGGATCGCGACCTGGGTGAAGGAATAGCGTTGCAGCTCAGGCACGGGCTGTTTCAGCACATGGGCATTCACCTGCCAGATTTTCCACACCTGAACCAGGTAGGTGAGGGTCAGGGCGGCATAGATGAGGTAAACCGTGGTTTGACCCAGCAGTTTCATGCCGGAGGGGGAAAGCTTCCAGGTCAGTATCCCCAGCGCCAGATACATGGGGATGTTCATCACGATGTACAGCGCGAGATCGAATCCGCTGGTGATTTCCAGTGCGCCGGTTTTCTTGGGCTTGAAGTAGGTCGAGCCCTTGGGGGTGTTGCGCGCCTTCCAGTAGAACAGGATGCCGTAGGCAATGGCGATCAGGCCGGTGAGGGCGATGGCATAGCGCCAGCCATCGGGGCCGCCCACGCTGGCGGCGATGATGGGCAGCAGGCCTGCCGCGCCAGCCGAGCCGAAGTTGCCCCAGCCGCCGTAAATGCCCTGGGCGACGCCGGTCTGACGCGCGGGAAACCATTCCGAGATCATGCGGATTCCGACCACGAAACCCGCGCCGACAAAGCCGGAGAGAAAGCGCAACAGCGCCAGTTGCTGAAAGTTCTCGGCCAGGGCAAAGGCCATGCTGATGATGCCGCCCAGGATCAGGATGGCCGAAAACAGGATGCGCGGCCCATAACGGTCAACCAGCATGCCGACCAGGATGCGCGCCGGAATCGTCATGGTGACGTTGAGTATCAGCAGTACCTTGGTCTGAAGATCCGTCAGCTGCAATGCTTCACGAATGAAGGGCATCAGGGGCGCATGCGCGAACCACACCATGAAGCTGACAAAGAAGGCCAGCCAGGTCAGGTGAAGGGTGCGGATGTTGGCTTTGGAGAAATCAAGAAGATTGAAACGGTCGGACATCATGTGCTCCTTTGGATGATCCATGAACAAGGATTTCCAGTGTAGAAGCAAAAGGCATGCCATTTATATAGCCTTTTGATTTAAAATGGCTATTGTTGTTTTTGAGGGCTTATTCGTGGTGCCTGCGCACTAAAACCGGGCATGCTGCCCGGTGTATGGTGCAGATTGGGTGTTTTGGGCCGGAATTACTGAATCACGAAAGATTCGAACAGGACATCCGTCACGCCTTCCTTGGCATCCAGCTTCAGTACCTTGTTGACGGCAGTCTTGATCAGGCCCATCACTTTTTTCTTGCCGGCCAGCGTCGCCAGTTCTTCGCTACTCTGGCTGCTGAGTACAAGAATAAGCTCGTGGCGAATGACGGGACTCCAACCCTTGATGGATTCGCTTATTTTGGGGTCGGCTACCTTGAGTGACATATCGACCTGTAGATATTGCGTCAATCCCTGCAAGTTGACGGTGAAGGTCTCCAGTTTGGCGTATGACGAAGCGCCACCTTCCTTGGAGCCTCCGCCACTGGCCTGGGCCGAGGCAGAAAAAAATAACAGGGCGGCAAGCAGTGGAAACCATATAAAGCGCATTTTTATTCCTTGGTATCTATCAGGGTTACAAGTTAATCAGAATTGGCTAGGTCGTCAATCGCCGGTAAATATCCGCGACCTTGAACGGCAGTTTGTTGACTTCGTCGATCACGGTGTAATTGACTGCGCCATAAAGGTGGGGAAGGTAGTCCCGCGCTTTTTCGTCAAGGGTGATGCAGAATGGGTGGATGCCGCTGCGCTGCGCTTCCTGCAGGGCCTTGCGGGTATCCTCGATGCCATACTGGGTGCGATAGTTGTCGTGGTAGTCGTCCGGTTTGCCGTCCGAAAGCGTGATCAGCAGCTTGGTGCGCGCCTCGACCTCATTCAGCACGCTGGTCAGATGGCGGATGGCAAAGCCCATGCGGGTGTATTCCTGCGGGCGGATGCCGCTGATGCGCGCTCTTACTTCCTCGTTATAGGGCTCATCGAAACGCTTGATGCGAAACAGTTCGCAACGCTTGCGGGTGGTGCCGGAAAAACCGTAAATGGCGTAGCGGTCGCCCAGGGTTTCGAGCGCTTCGCTTAATAAAATCAGCGATTCCCGCTCGGCATCGTTGATCCAGCCGCGCGTGCTGCCGCTCATGTCCACCATGAACATCACCGCGATGTTGCGCTCGCTGCGGTGCATGCGCATGAACAGGCGCTCGCTCATTTCGCTGCCGTCGCGGGCATCGGCAAGGGCTTCCACCAGCGCGTCGATATCCACGTTGTCGCCGTAGGCCTGGCGCTTCAGGAGACGGTTCTCGTCGCGCATGGCTTCGAAGGTCTTGCGCAGGTGTTTCACCAGGCCGCTGTATTTCTCCAGCGTGGCCTCGCGGAAACCATCATGGACCGGCAACACGTCTTTTTCGCGCATCACGCACCAGTTCTTGCGGTAGTGCTGACGGCCATAATCCCACTCCGGATAGAGCGAGGCGCCTTCTTCATGATAGGTGCCCTGCCACACCTCGTCCGGGTCGGCGGGCTTTTCCTCGTACAGGCGCGGGTCGTATTCGCCCGGCCCGGCGGCGAACAGGTATTCGGGCGGAATTTCGCCGAGATCGAGCTGGATCGAGGTAAGCAGCTGGCGTACCTCCTCCGGCGGGGCGATCGGGGCGCCATCCAGCGTGAGTTCCAGGGCGGTCAGGCCGGGTTCGGTAGCCGGTTTTTCAGTCAGGCCGAACTGCGCTGGCCGGTCCTTGGTCTCGTCCGGGCGGTGTTTCTTCAGCTCCTGTTCCAGTTGTGCCAGCTTCACCCTTAGCAAAATCTTTTCCTTGGCCACTCGCGCCGCCATGCACTTGGCGACGGCATCCGGGCGCAGCTCACCCTGGAAACATATATCCGGAGGAGCCGCTGGATCGGCATAGGCCCTGGCTAGCAGGCGCAAGCTGTCATCGGCCGTGGCATCGGCTTGTGCCAGTTCCTGGGCAAAATGCTGCCATGAAGCCGGGAGCGTTTCATGCAGCTCTGCCCGCAGCCGCTGCATTTCGCGGTAGAGGCCGGGCAGCTCGCGTGCGATGCAAGCCTGCAAGCGCAGGGTTTCAAGTGCCTGAAAGTGTTTCAGCGCGCGCGCGGCATCTTCATAGGCATTGAGCAGTTCGGGGAGCTGGGTGCGAAAGCTGCCAAAACGTGTCTGGGCCCACATCATCGCCACCATGGCCTTGCACAGCACAAAATTGTCCGCGACCGATGGCATGCGGGCGATGACGGCGGGCAGGAAGAGGGTTTCACTGTCGGTGAAGACGGCTTCTCCCTGCTCCAGCTTGAGACGTCTGCCGGACAGGCCATGCACGAAATTGAGCATGACGCCGCCGACATCCTCGAACACCACCCCGGCGGTTCGTTCATGGCTGAGGCGGGTG comes from Sulfuricella sp. and encodes:
- the hflX gene encoding GTPase HflX, which codes for MQKEVKEKPKYAVVAAVQLPNVSDVEFEASLAELRDLAKTLGFEITATFMQKRSSFDTTAYLGAGKREEIREFVDSAPAPVTFEHTPQAAADPDAGKIDVIFVDHEISPSQARNLEIEAGCEVMDRTMVILEIFHRHASSRAARAQVEIARLGYMAPRLREAAKLAGPQGRQRSGAGGRGAGESHTELDKRKIRDRIAELQLEIAAMEVERKTQRARRQERQGIANVALVGYTNAGKSTLMRALTGSEVLVENKLFATLDTTVRALQPESRPRVLVSDTVGFIKNLPHGLVASFKSTLQEALDASLLLHVIDASDPGFERQLEVTDKVLDEIGAKDVPRIRIFNKIDHVGTAEAQAEREAALRAQYPDCMVMSARRTGDVAELREAIVAFFQQGLAEAELFLPWSAQQLRGEIFASCEVLEERADGEGAFLRIRGESEAVRSLCERLGQA
- the nirD gene encoding nitrite reductase small subunit NirD, giving the protein MSNWIRIAPLSEFPQRGARVVRHDGKEIAVFRNAGDEVFAMNDKCPHKGGPLSQGIVSGNTVTCPLHGMNICFEDGMAQAPDEGCVGTYPVKVEEGVVFLQV
- a CDS encoding nitric oxide reductase activation protein, with the protein product MTDTSALTAEIIEQLLEEWLEVEFTFLHVEEIASSIAALRRDEQDFLLNWIRRIATTHIQIAYQFALRAPDLLTHMERRLIEAWALHAMDTYDRAGISPAVRVIKDVINFTRLSHERTAGVVFEDVGGVMLNFVHGLSGRRLKLEQGEAVFTDSETLFLPAVIARMPSVADNFVLCKAMVAMMWAQTRFGSFRTQLPELLNAYEDAARALKHFQALETLRLQACIARELPGLYREMQRLRAELHETLPASWQHFAQELAQADATADDSLRLLARAYADPAAPPDICFQGELRPDAVAKCMAARVAKEKILLRVKLAQLEQELKKHRPDETKDRPAQFGLTEKPATEPGLTALELTLDGAPIAPPEEVRQLLTSIQLDLGEIPPEYLFAAGPGEYDPRLYEEKPADPDEVWQGTYHEEGASLYPEWDYGRQHYRKNWCVMREKDVLPVHDGFREATLEKYSGLVKHLRKTFEAMRDENRLLKRQAYGDNVDIDALVEALADARDGSEMSERLFMRMHRSERNIAVMFMVDMSGSTRGWINDAERESLILLSEALETLGDRYAIYGFSGTTRKRCELFRIKRFDEPYNEEVRARISGIRPQEYTRMGFAIRHLTSVLNEVEARTKLLITLSDGKPDDYHDNYRTQYGIEDTRKALQEAQRSGIHPFCITLDEKARDYLPHLYGAVNYTVIDEVNKLPFKVADIYRRLTT
- the nirB gene encoding nitrite reductase large subunit NirB; translation: MKKIKLVMVGNGMAGVRTLEELLKLAPDMYDITVFGAEPHGNYNRIMLSPVLSGEQTIKDIMLNDVDWYRDNGITLHLNKKINRIDRKNRVVYAEDGTSAEYDRMILATGSNPFILPVPGNDLDGVIGFRDIHDVDAMIDASGKHKHAVVIGGGLLGLEAANGLMLRGMDVTVIHIGEWLMERQLDRTAARLLQKSLEEKGLRFLLQKQTELLVGNDGRVAGVRFKDGSEIPADLVVMAVGIRPNTALAESAGIHCNRGIVVNDTMQTYDPRIYAIGECVSHRGTSYGLVAPLFEMAKVCANHLAEMGIGRYVGSVTSTKLKVTGIDLFSAGNFGGGGQTEDIVLSDPVGGVYKKLVIQDNKLVGACLYGDTVDSAWYFQLLREGRNVSDIRDHLMFGQSNLGDGGHAGQNKAAAMTDEMEVCGCNGVCKGDIVKAIKEKGLFTLDDVKKHTKAASSCGSCSGLVEQILSSTLGGDYSATPAVKPVCGCTERTHDEVRAAIRDHKLLSIPDTMKFLEWRTPDGCATCRPALNYYLISTWPGEARDDAQSRFVNERVHANIQKDGTYSVVPRMWGGKTTAADLRRIADVADKYEVPMIRVTGGQRIDLFGIKKEDLPGVWADLDMPSGHAYGKALRTVKTCIGSQFCRFGTQDSTQMGIDLEKAFWKMWAPHKVKFAVSGCPRNCAEAAIKDVGIIAVDSGWEIHVGGNGGIKTEVAEFLVKVKTPEEVLEYTGAFIQAYREEARYLDRTVHWIQRVGMDYVKKRVLEDEAGRKALYQRLLYALSVEKDPWKERATEGVAKHEFEVISV
- a CDS encoding bifunctional protein-serine/threonine kinase/phosphatase; the protein is MSQTLTIRLGQHSIAGIKPQNEDFHGALVPTDATLDSKGICVAIADGVSASEGGKDASQIAVRQFLDDYYSTPDSWSTKHAATRVLGALNLWLYNQGQKLYGGNCGLATTFSAIVLKSRTAHLFHVGDSRIHLLRDGRLECLTRDHRVHFGDKSDYLARALGIDARLDIDYHTRALQAGDCFILTTDGVHDVLRAEGMEQILAACPGDPQKQAEALVVQAFSQGSQDNITCQVLCIETLPQAGKDEFLEQLTRLPFPPDLKAGQVLDGYRILRELNATSRSQVYLAEDTLDPQARKVVVKTPSQNYNDDPLYIEQFLHEEWVAKRLDSPHLIKVCDRAARPRTFLYSVVEYIEGQTLRQWMRDNPDPGTGRVRATVDQIARGLRAMHRMEMIHQDLKPDNILIDRNNTLKIIDFGSTRIAGLAEIQSALEHNHIAGTASYSAPEYFRGEPGSDRSDIFSLGVIAYEMFTGQLPYGEITPERAARKKFTYTPARLHNPAIPDWVDAALEKATHPHPNRRYELESEFVADLTRPNQSLLNEGRSRPLLERNPLGFWKGLSLIQLVLIVVLGYWLLTGTLSA
- a CDS encoding MFS transporter; the encoded protein is MDHPKEHMMSDRFNLLDFSKANIRTLHLTWLAFFVSFMVWFAHAPLMPFIREALQLTDLQTKVLLILNVTMTIPARILVGMLVDRYGPRILFSAILILGGIISMAFALAENFQQLALLRFLSGFVGAGFVVGIRMISEWFPARQTGVAQGIYGGWGNFGSAGAAGLLPIIAASVGGPDGWRYAIALTGLIAIAYGILFYWKARNTPKGSTYFKPKKTGALEITSGFDLALYIVMNIPMYLALGILTWKLSPSGMKLLGQTTVYLIYAALTLTYLVQVWKIWQVNAHVLKQPVPELQRYSFTQVAILDLAYMVTFGTELAVVSMLALFYVDMFALDKVVAGLLAGSYAVINLVARPAGGLLSDKFGRKITLIIVFVGIALSFMALSNVSKEWSLPMVVLAATFGGIFSKAGSGAVYAMVPLIQRRLTGQIAGMTGAYGNVGGVSFLTVLAMVSTQTFFLVIGITAAVVLLFIAAFLREPKGHMTEVLPDGTVQLIEVH
- a CDS encoding flagellar basal body-associated FliL family protein, which encodes MRFIWFPLLAALLFFSASAQASGGGSKEGGASSYAKLETFTVNLQGLTQYLQVDMSLKVADPKISESIKGWSPVIRHELILVLSSQSSEELATLAGKKKVMGLIKTAVNKVLKLDAKEGVTDVLFESFVIQ